The bacterium nucleotide sequence GCAAATATCCCTTCCTCGGCGGCCTGCGTGCCTCAGCCCAGATGATCAGCTACGAACTTTCACTGGGTATGTCGATCATTGGCATCGTCATGATCAGCGGCTCGCTGCGACTCAGCACCATCGTTGAGTATCAGAGCGGCCTGCTGTTCGGTTTTTTGCCGCGCTGGAACATTTTTTTGCAGCCCCTGGCCTTTATCATTTTTCTGGTCACCTCCTTTGCGGAGGCCAACCGGCTTCCCTTCGACCTGGCTGAATCCGAACCCGAGCTGGTCGGCGGCTACCACACCGAGTACAGCTCGATGAAGTTCGCGATGTTTTTTATGGGAGAATATGTCGCTCTGATCACCACCTCGGCGCTTCTGGCCACCCTCTTTTTTGGCGGCTGGGATTTTCCATGGGTCGATGAGGCGGCGCTGGGCCATTGGGGAGTGCTGTTGTCACTGCTCGCCTTCGCGCTCAAGACCGGATTCTTCCTCTTTTTGTTTCTCTGGGTGCGCTGGACGATACCCAGGTTCCGGTTTGACCAGTTAATGCGGCTCGGCTGGAAGATCCTGATTCCGCTGGCGTTGTTGAATATTGTGCTCACCGGGGCCGGTCTGCTCTTGGTGAAATGAAACCCTGGCAGCCGCTGCGGATATGTCGGCATGGCGCGCAAACTCGTTCCTACGCGGGACTTCTCGCGCCCACCCGCGCTGGACTGCGACCGGCCAAGCGGCGCGCGATTGTGTACTATAACGAATGGATAGGTAAGGAGATCTATGGGCGTTAAAAATGTCGGCTACCGCCCGGAACGCTGGGACCAGGCCTATCTCCCCGGCATCTTCAAGGGGATGTGGATCACGATCAAACATTTTTTTGGCAAGAAATATACCATCTCCTACCCGGAAGAAAAGTGGCCGGTGCCGCCAGGGCATCGCGGCGCCATCCGTCTCAACAAGGACGATGAAGGGCGCATCAAATGTGTCGCCTGCGAAATGTGCTCAACCGCCTGTCCGGCCCAATGCATCACCATGAAGGCCGGCGTCGCCCCCTGGCCGGACCGAGAGAAGTACCCGGTCGAATTCACGATTGACATGCTGCGCTGCATCCTCTGCGGCATGTGCCAGGAGGCTTGTCCCGAGGATGCTATCGAATTGACTGAAATATATGATTTTTCAGCATATAGTCGCGAGGACTTGATCTGGGACGAGGAGAGGCTGCTGCGGAATTATGACATTACGGCCGATGGCAAGTATTTTGAGCGCAGCAAGGCAGAGACGGGGATGTAGGGGGAGAACAGGCTCGGTGGCCGCACCGTCGGTCGCGGCTGGGCAGGCCAGGCTGGGGTGCCTGGGCCGCAGCGAAGTTCTTTTGAAAGAAAATAGCCCGGCGGCTCTGGCATCCCTTCGCTTGACCGACAGGGCGAGCCTTGACCAGGCGGGCTGAGTGTTTATCTTGGAATGAACCCTAACAGGATGTGCGCATGATTCCCATTCTTTTTTTCCTTTTTGCCGGACTGGCTATTACCGGCGCTATCCTGATGGTGACGCACCGGAATCCGGTTTACAGCGCCATTTTTCTTATTCTGACGTTTTTCTCGCTGGCAGGACTCTATTTTCTTCTTGGCGCTCAGTTTCTCAGTGTCGTTCAGGTGATCGTGTATGCCGGAGCGATCATGGTTCTCTTCCTATTCGTCATCATGCTCCTCAATCTCACCGAAGAGGTGCGTCTTCCCCTGGGACGCCCCTTCCAGATCGGGCTGGGGACGCTCTTCGCGGTTATCCTGGCGGCACAGTTCCTGATTTTTGTCGCAGCCGGGAGCGCCCTGTACGGCCGGCTTACCGGGCAGTATGCCGTATTCGGCGGGGTTGAAAACCTGGGCAGGACGCTCTTCAGCGCCTACCTCTATCCCTTCGAAATCGCCTCGGTGCTTCTGTTGACCGGCATCGTCGGCGCCATCATCCTGGGCAGCAGAAAACTGCCCAAGGAGCAGTAAGGAGCCGAAATTGATGGAAACCATTCCGCTGGATTATTTTCTCATCGTCGCGGCCGTTCTGTTTGCAATCGGTGTAGCTGGAGTACTGGTGCGCCGGAATGCTCTCGTCATTTTCATGAGTATCGAGCTGATGCTCAATGCAGTCAATCTCACCTTCATCACCTTTTCGGAACGCTGGCAGGCTTTGGATGGCCAGCTCTTCGTCTTTTTTATCATGACGGTGGCGGCGGCTGAAGTGGCCGTGGGATTGGCGATTATCATCTCCGTCTTTCGGCTGCGCGGCACGGTGCATGTGGATGAGATCAATCTGTTGAAAGGCTGAACGAAGCCTGGATCGATTCGGGTGGGAGCGAGCGCAGCGTGCAGCCGGGTGAACAGGTGACCGGCTGAGCCAGGGTTGATGATGCGGTTTCTCCAAGAGAATGAGAACTACAGGAGTGTCCATGTTCGATTTGGTTTGGCTGATCCCTCTTTTCCCCTTGCTGGGCCTGCTGATTAACGCTTTCACCGGATGGAAGAACACCGGCCGCACACCAGGCGTCATCGCCAGCACCGCGGTGGGCCTCTCCTTCGCCATGACGGTGGCCCTCTTCTTCGAACTGCTGCACCTGCCTCCAGCCGAGCGCTTGGTGGAAGTGCATCTTGCCAGCTGGCTATCCTCTGCAGCCATCGGCGCTGAAATCGGGTTCCAGCTCGATCCCCTCTCCATGGTGATGATCCTGGTTGTCACCGGCGTCTCCTTCATCATCCATATCTACGCCATTGGTTACATGCAAGGTGATCGCAGTTTCACCCGGTTTTTCATCTTTCTCAATCTGTTCGTCTTTGCGATGCTGATCCTGGTGACGGCGAACAACTTTTTGATGATGTTCATCGGCTGGGAGGGCGTGGGGCTCTGCTCCTATCTGCTGATCGGCTTCTGGTATGAGGAGGACTATAATGCCTTTGCCGGCCGCAAGGCTTTTATCGTCAACCGTATCGGTGATTTCGGCTTTTTGCTAGCCCTGTTTCTGATGTATGCCACCTTCCGCACCCTCGATTTCACCGAGGTTTTTACCAAAGCAGCGGGCTTGCCGATGGGCACTGGCATCATGACCGCAATCGCGCTGCTTCTTTTTGTCGGCGCCGCCGGCAAGTCGGCCCAGCTGCCGCTTTATGTCTGGCTTCCTGACGCGATGGCCGGTCCAACCCCAGTCAGCGCTCTGATTCACGCCGCGACGATGGTCACCGCGGGGGTTTATATGGTCGCTCGCGCCAACATCATCTACACCCTGGCACCGACTGCTGCTACGGTCGTTGCGGTAGTCGGCGCCCTGACCGCGCTCTTTGCCGCCACCATCGGCATGACCCAATTCGACATCAAACGGGTGCTCGCCTACTCGACCATCAGCCAGCTTGGCTACATGTTCATCGGTGTCGGTGTCGGCGCCTTCGCGGCGGGGATTTTCCATCTGATGACCCATGCCTTTTTCAAGGCACTGCTGTTCATGGCGGCCGGCAGCGTCATGCACGCCATGTCCAATCAGACCGACATGCGCATCATGGGCGGCCTGAAGCAAAAGATGCCGCGTACCTTTTGGACGATGCTCCTTGGCACCCTGGCCATCACCGGCATACCAGGATTTTCGGGCTTTTTCAGTAAGGATGAGATCCTCTGGCAGGCCTGGTCGGGGGCCCTTGGAAGTCCCGGGCTCTGGCTCATCGGCGCCTTTGCCGCTGCGCTCACCACTTTTTATATGTTCCGGCTGATTTTCATGACCTTTTTCGGAACACTACGCGCCGATGACAAGACCGCCCGCCACATCCACGAATCTCCCGGCGTGATGACCTGGCCGCTGATCATTCTGGCGGTTCTCTCGGTCGGCGGCGGCTGGATCGGCATACCGGCGGTGCTCGGCGGCGGCAATCACTTTGCGCATTTTCTCGCCCCGGTCTTCGCCGCGAGCGCGGGGATTACGGGTGCCGGAGAGACCGGTCCCCATCAGGCTGGGCATGACCTCGAACTGCTGCTCATGGGCGCGGTTCTCCTAGCGGTACTCTTCAGCCTTTGGCTCGCCTGGCTTTTTTACGGCCGCAAGTCCAACCTGCCGGCACGGACGGCCCAAAAGCTGGGCGGTGTGTATACACTGGTTTTCAACAAGTATTACGTCGATGAGCTCTACGGCGCCCTTATCGCCCGGCCCTTGCGACGGTTTTCCGAGTCCGCCCTGTGGCGTTTTATTGACGCACGCGTAATCGACGGCACAATCAACGGAACGGCCGCGCTGATGGGCGCCGGTTCACGGGTGCTGAGCCGCATCCAGACGGGAGTCGTGCAAAATTACGCCTTGCTCTTTGTGTTCGGCGTGATCGCCCTGTTGTTTTACCTCTTTTTTTAGCCTGTGTGCTGCAGCATCTTATTCTGGAGCTTGTTCATGATCGATCTGAGCGCCATACCGATACTGAGCCTCCTCACCTTTCTGCCCTTGGCCGGGGCGCTCCTGCTGCTCTGCGTACCGCGGCAGCGCGAGCAACTCATACGGCGATTCACCCTGGCCCTGACCATAGCGGTTTTTTTGCTCTCGCTGCCGCTCTTCACGCAATTTGACGGGACCAATCCCGGGTTCCAGTTTGAGGAACTGCGAACCTGGATCCCCTCAGTCGGCATCGGCTTCCATCTGGGCGTCGACGGCATCAGTCTGCTGATGGTTTTGCTGACCACTTTCCTGACCCCCCTGGTCATCCTCGGCAGCTGGAGCGCGGTGACCAGGCGAGTCAAGGAATATATGATGATGTTCCTGGCGCTCGAGACAGCCATGCTCGGGGTATTTCTCAGCCTGGATATGGTCCTTTTCTACATCTTTTGGGAGGGGATGCTCATCCCGATGTATTTCATCATCGGGGTTTGGGGCGGCGAGCGGCGGCTCTATGCGGCGATCAAGTTTTTCCTCTTCACGATGTTCGGCGGCGTGCTGATGCTGGTCGCCATCCTCGCCCTCTATTTCATGAATGGCAGCCAGAGCGGGGTTTACACCTTTGACTATCTTGCCCTGAGCCGGATGCTGATCGCCGGCAAACAGCAGGTTTGGCCGTTTTTCGCCTTCAGCCTCGCTTTCGCCATCAAGGTGCCGATGTTTCCCTTTCATACCTGGCTGCCCGATGCCCACGTCGAGGCGCCGACCGGTGGCAGCGTCATCCTCGCCGGCATTCTGCTGAAAATGGGCACATACGGTTTTCTGAGGTTTTGCATCCCCTTTTTCCCGAATGTCGCCGCAACCTATGGCGTCTGGATCATGGCCCTGGCGGTCATCGGGATCATCTACGGCGCCTTGGTCAGCTGGGTGCAACCGGACCTGAAAAAACTGGTTGCCTTTTCTTCGGTCAGTCATCTCGGCTTTGTCATGCTCGGGATTTTCGCCCTCACCCTGCAGTCGGTCCAGGGTAGTCTCATTCAGATGGTCAATCACGGCCTTTCGACCGGCGCCCTGTTCCTTCTGGTGGGGATGATTTATGAGCGCCGCCATACCCGTTTGATCGCCGATTTCGGCGGCCTAGCGCGGCAGATGCCGGTCTTCACGACCTTTTTTCTCATCATCACCCTCTCCTCGATCGGTTTGCCGGGGCTTAACGGCTTCGTCGGCGAGTTCCTGGTTCTGCTCGGCACCTTTCAGACACACCGGCTCCTGGCCATCCTCGCTGCGACGGGGGTGATACTCTCGGCCGTCTATATGCTGACCATGGTGCAACGGGTGCATTTCGGCAAGCTCGACAAACCGGAAAACCGGTCGCTCACCGACCTGAACCGCCGCGAGATCGCCACGCTGGTGCCGATCATCCTACTTTGTATCTGGATCGGCCTCTTTCCCGCCACCTTTCTGGACAAGAGCCAGGCGGCGGCGCAAAAGCTGCTAAGTGAATACCAGGCCAAGCAGGGCCGGGTCGCCCGCATCGATGAGATCCCCACCGCCCGATCGAGCGTGATCAATCCTAATTGAGAGGACCGTCATGGCGTTGACTGCTCCGCAAATCCAGCTGGACCTGATCGCACCCCAGCTCCTCCTCCTGGCCGCCGCCCTGCTGCTCTTGCTGCTGCCGCTTTTCTGGCGCGGCGTGCGCCGCGAGTTGCTCGCCGCCATCGCGGTCCTCGGCCTGGCTGCCGCCTTTGCTGCTGCGGCCGGCCTGTGGACGCGGCCGGGGACAGGCTTTAACGGCATGGTCACCCTCGACCGGTTCGCTCTGGCGTTTGATGGGATCTTCCTCCTGGGCGGCTTGCTGGCGGTGCTGATCTCCCTGAACCGGGTCGAGGATGAGTATGTCCAGTACGGCGATTTCTATGGATTGCTGCTGCTCGCTGTCGCCGGAATGACTATCCTGACCGCCACTCTGCATCTGATCATCATTTTTCTTGGCCTGGAGCTGCTTTCGATCGCCCTCTACGTGATGATCGGCTTTCGCAAGATGCGGGTCGATTCGACGGAGGCCTCACTCAAGTATTTCCTCCTCGGCTCCTTCGCCACCGGATTCCTGCTCTACGGCATGGCCCTGATCTATGGCGCCGCCGGCACCCTCGATCTACAGCGGATCGGCGCTGCTGTAGCGGCAGGCTCTGGCGGTTGGATGCTGCTGGCTGGCGGAATGCTCCTGCTTATCGGCTTTGCCTTCAAGGCGGCCCTGGTCCCCTTTCACATGTGGACCCCCGATGTCTATCAGGGCGCACCGACGCCGGTGACCGCCTTCATGTCGACGGCGACCAAAGCAGCGGCATTCGCGGCTCTGGCGCGGATCGTCACAACCGCCATGCCCTTCTCCGCTTTTAACTGGAGTGCGATTCTGCCGGTCCTTGCGGTACTGACGATGACCGTGGGCAATCTCCTGGCCATCACCCAGGAGAATACCAAACGCATGCTCGCCTATTCAAGTATCGCACATGCGGGTTATCTGCTCGTCGCACTCAGCGCGGGCAACGCCGCCGGACAGAGCGCCATCCTCTACTACCTGGTGGTCTACACGCTGATGAACGCAGGGGCCTTCGCGGTTATCGCCTGGTTCGGCCGCAGCAACCGCGAGGAACGGCTTACCTTCGCGAGTTATCGCGGGCTCGGCTACCGCTACCCCTTCGCCAGTCTGGCCATGGCGGTTTTCATGTTCAGCCTGGCGGGGATCCCGCCCACCGGCGGCTTTCTCGGTAAATTCTATCTCTTCGCCGCGGCTGTCAAGGCCGGCCAGACCCCCCTGGTCGTCATCGCGGTGATGAATGCGGTGGTTTCGGTCTATTACTATACCCGGCTGGTGGTCCATCTCTACATGCGCGAGGCTGAGGAACCGCTCGAAGCCGAGAAGCTGAACCCCGGTCTGATGGCGGCGCTGCTGCTGGCGCTGCTTGGGGTGCTTTGGCTCGGCGTTGCGCCGAATGGATTGATGGCCTTATTCAACGCCGCCGCCCTCGCTGCGATGTAATCCCGCGCAGTTCGCCCCAGGACACGCCCGGCCGTAAAGGTCGGGCTTTTTTTTATCCCGCGGCAGCGGGAAGAGGGGGTGTCACGGATTGGTGACAGCGACTCCTTCACAAGATGTATAATATGACATAATAATATAACAAAATGTCTCAAAAATATTAAAACAGTTCATTTTTTTCTTGACAATTATGACGGAAATTCGTATATATATACAGAGAGAGCGATGAACCAGGAAAAGCAACCGCTCCCGCTGCATCCAGCCCCGCACCCCCGGTTTGACATCTTGCAGTATTGCCCGGCCTTCTGATTCCCCTGTCACCTTGAAAAACAGCTATATCCATGATACATCGGGAAGTAAGCCCTGCACGGTCCGCTTCCCGGCGCATTTAATAAACGCTTCACTCATCCCACAGGCCGGAAAAGAGCCTGAAGTCATTCAAGAAAGGAGCACGCCATGTTTAATCCCTTCGCTGTCATCCGCAATTTCTTCCGTCAGGAAGAGGGACAGACCCTGTCCGAGTACGCTCTGATCCTGGTTCTGATTGCTGTTGTGGCGATCATTGCCGTCACCCTCCTTGGCAATCAGATCTCGACGGTCCTGACCCAGATCGCCAATGCCCTGTAAGCCGCCCGCCGATGATCTCGACGGCGCTCTTTTACGGGCCAAGTAATTTGTCGGTGAGGCTGTCATCTGTGAGGAGAACCCAGCTTCCCGGTTTTGTCAACGGTTTTACCAAGGGCTAATCACCTGCAACAGCAGGTCCGGACTACTGATCGGGGATCAGTGTCGGTGCGCGGGTCAAGTGGATTGCGGGTGTGATACCGGTCCTGAGAACGCGCAGGTGGTTAGCCCTTATTTATTTTCGGGTGAGTTATGCCGCTGTTATTCCATTATCTGGTTCCTCTGCTGATCGCCGCCGGGTGGTACGATTACTACGGGCGGCGTATCCCCAATGCCATCACCCTGCCGCTGGCGGGTGCCGGTATGCTGTTGCAGACGTTCTGTGGAGCCGGATTGGCGCAGGCTCTCCTCAGCCTGACGCTTGGCGGCGGCTTCTTCTTTCTATGTTATCTTTTGGGGATGATGGGAGCCGGTGACGTCAAGCTGATGGCGGGCGTCAGCGTATGGCTTGATCCCGCGGCGGCTGCTGGTGCGCTGGTGTGGAGTATCGGATGCGGGGGACTCATGGCCGTAGCGATGGTGATCGGGCGGGCGGTGCGGTTGAAGTGGCTGAAGCAGGGAGGGGCGAGCCTTGAGGCGGCGACCCTTCCTTATGGAGTCGCCATAGCCATGGGTACCTGGCTTTCATTTGGTCTGATCAGGTAGGGTGGGCTTATGATCAGCAGGTTCAAAAAAGTTGGACGGGATGTATCGGGGCAATCCGCTGTTGAATTTGCCCTAGTTCTGCCGCTGTTTATTCTGATGGTCGTCACGATTGTCGAGTTCGGGCGGTTGTGGATGACGGTTAATGTGATGACCAGCGCAGCGCGCGAGGGTGCCCGGGTCGCCGCCGTTTCCAGGCCCGACTATTCTCTGGTCAATTCGGCCGCCCAGTCGGTCCTTGCCGCCAGTCAGATCAGCGGGGCCACGGTGAACCTCTCCGGCCCCAATTCAAGCGGCGATGTGCGCGTGACGGTCAGTCTGGTCTATACCTCGATCACAGGCAACATCATCCCGCGCCTGCGTTCCTTGCAGCTCACACGAACGTCCACGATGCATTGGGAAGATTAGCTCCGGGAGATTCCATGTTCGTCATGAAGCAGAAAGTCGTGATGCCGCTGACCCTCCTGGTCAGCTTGCTGGCCACCCTGGCGGTTTACCGTTATCTGCAGGGGCAGCAATCGCGCGCTCCAGCTGGCGCCAAGGCCCCGCAAACGGTGCTGGTTGCGGCGCAGGACCTGGCGGTGGGAGTCAAGATCGCCGGAATCCATGTGAAAGCAATGGAGTGGCCCAGAGAGTTGCTGCCGGCCGGGACCTTCAGCGATACAGCGCTGGTGAGCGGGCGCATCACCCGGGTGCCGGTAGTAGCCGGCGAACCCATCCTGGATTCCAAGCTGGCCCCTCAGGGATCGGGCAGCGGCTTTTCCAGCCTGATTCCGCCTGGCATGCGTGCGCTGACGGTCTCGGTCAATGTGGTCAGCGGGGTGAGCGGATTCATCCTCCCCGATGCGCGGGTGGACGTCCTGGTTACGGTCGCTTCACCGAATAACAAGGAGGAGTCCAAGACCAAGATCATCCTCGAGGATGTCCTGGTACTGGCTGTCGATCAGACCTTTGAGCGGGAGGATGATGATCCGGTCAAGGTGCAATCGGTGACGCTGCTGGTCGATCCCGGTCAGGCCGAAAAGCTGGCCCTGGCCTCAAGCGAAGGCAAGCTGCAGCTGGTGCTGCGTAATTCGGCCGACCGCGATGCCCAGGGGAGCCGGGGTGTGCAGCTGCGCGAGCTCATCAATGGCGCCGGCAGTGTGGAGAACCGTGCCCTGACGCGGCCGCGCGCAGCGGAGCCCGCAGCGGCGGTTGCACCGCCGCCTGCCCGCACCGTGGAGGTGCTGCGGTCGAGCAAACGTGAAGAAATATCGTTCGTGCAGCCGGAAAAAGCGGCTGCAGGAGATCGGCCCTAAGGCGTTCATTGAAGAGAGGATTCTATGACAAGGAAGATGCATAAGGTAGGGGCAAAAGTCCTGGACTGTGCGGCCGGGTGCTGCATCGGCAGGAGCGGCCGTTGGAACCGGAGAAAAGCGGCTGGCCACCCAGGCATCGTCTCCGCCCTGGTGCTGCTGCTGCTGGCATCGCCCCTGTATCCGGCGGCCCGCGGCGAGGTGAGGGTCATGCTGGGTCAATCCCAGGTCCTCTCCTTTACCGATCCGATCAAGCGGATTTCCATCGCCAATCCCGATCTGGCCGATGCAACCGTCGTGACTCCCTATCAGGTGCTGGTCAACGGCAAACTGGCCGGTGCGACCAGTCTGGTGATCTGGGATGAGCAGGAGGCCTTCACGATCTACCGGGTCGAGGTACGGGAAGAGAGTTTCCCCCAGCAGATCCTCCTCAAAGTGCGCTTCACCGAGATCAATCACAATGCCTTGAGAGAGCTCGGTCTTGATTTCTGGAAAAAGAATCTGGATCTTGCCGGCAAAAAGGGTAATCTGGGGATCTTCAGCGGCAAGGTTAACGCTCCCAGTGATCCGCTTGGTCTTGGCGATGCGGTCGATATCTTTTTTTCGCTGCCCGGGCTTGATTTTTCCACGATCATGCGCGCCCTGGAGGAGAAGAGTCTTCTCTCGGTGCTTGCCAAGCCCAATCTCTGCGCCGTCAACGGCGCCGAAGCGAGCTTTCTCGCCGGTGGTGAGTTCCCGGTACCGATCGTCTCTGGGGCAGCGGGCACCCAATCGGTGACCATCCAGTTCAAGGAGTTCGGCGTCCGCTTGCGCTTTCTGCCGCATATCATCGATTCGACCACGGTGAACCTCAAGATCGCCGCCGAGGTCAGCAGCCTCGATTTCGATAACGGCATCACCCTCAGCGGCTTTAATGTGCCGGCGCTGAGCGCACGCAAGGCCGAAACCACCGTGGAACTGCCGCAGGGCCGTTTTCTCGTCATCGGTGGGCTGCTTTCACGGGAGATGACCCGGCGCGTCAGCCAGCTGCCGCTGCTCGGCAGTATTCCGGTGCTGGGACAGCTCTTTAAAAGCAGCCGCTTTCAGCAGAAAGAGAGCGAACTGCTCATCGTCGTCACGCCCGAGATCGTCGGCAGCGCACTGCAGGAGCCTGCGGCTGATGAGACACAGTTGAAATGGTAAATTCAGACAACGAGGTGATCCATGCGCTCCTTGAGACGCGATGAACGCGGTGAGGTGCTGGTTTTCACAGCAACTATTTTTCTGACCCTGCTGCTTTTTGCCGCCATGGTGACCGATCTCGGCTATGTACTGACGGCGCGCAATCAGCTGCAGAGTGCGGTGGATTGCGCCGCTCTGGCCGGGGCGGCGGGATTGATGAACGGCAGCGATCGGGCCACGGCGATGGCGATCCGCTATGCCTCAAAAAACGATTGCATCCAGCAGCCGGTGATTATCTCCAATGAGAATGTGACCTTTCCGGCTTCCAACCGTGTCCAGGTGTCCGCCAGCCGCACGCTGCAACTCTTTTTCCTGCCGTTGATCGGCTTGAACCAGCGCGTCATCCGCGCTTCGGCCACCGCCGAGCTGGGCTACGTCACTTCCACCAACGGCCTGGCGCCCTGGGCGGTTCCAAAAGAAGCCTGGCAGCCCGGCGACCGGGTGGTGATCAAGGCGGGACAGTTAGGCGAGATCGGCACCAATCCGGGCTTTTATTATCCGGTGGATTTTCCAGCGGTCAATCGCGGCAATCCGATCAGTGGAGCGAGTGAATACGAGGAAAACATCCGCGCCGGCTGTGATGAAACCGTAGAGATCGGCGACATCCTCCAGGTCGAGCCTGGCGAGATGCAGGGGCCGACGCGCCAGGGCGTCGATTATCTGATCGATGCCGACCACTGCGCGTATTGGGACGGTGAGAGGGTTGCCAATTCTCTCTTCACCGGCTACAGCTCACCGCGCGTGGTCAAGGTGCCCCTATACGATCCGTCGAAACCGCCCGATTCGGGCCGCAACACCATCGAAGTCATCGGCTTCGCGGCTTTTTTTGTCGAGGGGATGGTCGGCAAGACGGTGATCGGGGTCTTCATCGAGGTCACCTCCCCCGGCGCCTCGGGCCATGGGTATTCGTTGTTGCGTTGTGTCCATCTGGTATGAGGCCGGGAAAGCCATGCACGGATCCTGTGATATCCTTCTCATCGATGCCAATCCCTTCACGCGTGAGGCGCTCGCCGAGCTGCTGCGAGGGTTCGCGGAGAACGCCTTTGAGGTGCTGGAGACTTGCGATGAGATCGCCCTTGACGCCGCGGCCCGATTACAGCCGCGGGTGGTGCTGCTTCACCTCCATCCGGCGCCTGATGCCCTGCTGGAATTTGCCGCCCGGTTGATGCAGCGGCTGCCCGAAGCCGCCCTCGTAGTCACCGCGGCGCATCTGGATCCCGGTCTCATCCGTCAGGCGATGCGCCAAGGGGCGCGCGAGTTCCTGCCGCAGCCCTTCCAGCCCGAAGAGGTCCGCTCCGCCCTGGCCTCTGTCCTGGCCATCTGCCACTCAGCGGGGCGCCCGGCTGAACGCTCGGCCCGGATCATCACGTTGTTTGGCGCCAAGGGCGGGGTGGGTGTCACCACCCTCAGCACCAATCTGGCCGTCCAGCTGGCGAAAAGCCTGCACCAGGAGATCCTGCTCCTCGATCTCAACCTCCAGTTCGGCAACGATGCACTTTACCTCAATCTGAAATCGCGGTTCTCCCTGAGCGATGTAATCCGCAATCTCGACGATCTCGACCTGGATTCGCTCAAACGGACGCTGCCGCATCATGCCTCGGGGATTACCCTTTTGCCGGCCCCTCTGCGCATCGAGGAGGCGGAGGAGATCAACGGTGCCAGGGTCGCACGGATTCTGCACCTGCTGCGGCCGCACTATGACTGGATCCTGATCGACAGTCACCCTTTTTTCAACGAGGTGTCCATTCAGGCTCTCGATGAAGCCGACCGCATCCTGCTGGTTTCGCTGCTCGACCTGCCGACTATTTTCAACACCAAGCGCTGTCTCGAGCTTTTTCAGAAGATGGGTTATCCTCAGGAGAAGGCCCTGTTGGTGCTCAACCGGCACCAGCCCTACGATGGCGCCGATCTCGAGGAGATGGAAAACCTGCTGGGATACCCGGTCTATGCGCGCATTCCCAATCAGGATTTCAGCACCGCCATCGCCTGCGTCAACCAGGGAGTGCCGGTGAGTCTCAAGGCGCCCGGCGCCAAAATGAGCCAGGGGATCGCGGCACTGATGCAGCAGCTCAGCGGCCGGGGCGGCAGTGAGGAAGATTCGGGAGCCGTCCGCGGCGGCCTGTTCACGCGTTGGAGGAAATAGGTCCATGGGACTGATCGATCGGCTCAAACAACAAGAGGTTGCGCCGCCTCCGGCGGAACCCGCAGCCCTGCTCACCCGGCGGGTTCAGCCGGGCAGCGGCACCCCGTTTGCGGTCGTACCGCCGGATAATCCCCGGCATGATCTCAAGGAAAAGATCCATCGCCGCCTCATTGACAAGCTCGATCTGGCCAAACTCGACACCATCCCGAAAGAGGCCTTGCGCAGTCAGGTGCGCGAGGTGGTCGAGACCATGCTCGCCGAGGAGAACGGCTTGGCGTCCGAGATGAACAACGACCGGCTGGTTGAAGAGATCCTCGACGAAACCTTCGGACTCGGGCCGCTCGAGCCGTTGCTCGCGGATCCGACGATCTCGGATATTCTCA carries:
- the nuoH gene encoding NADH-quinone oxidoreductase subunit NuoH → MNELGFAWIDIGIILAKIIVVIVVNLIILMIMELAERRVSAFIQDRLGPNRVGPEGLFQAVADGIKFFFKEEIFPAGADKWLYTVAPLLVLVPALMTFAAIPFGHAVELFGRTISLQIIDLNIGILYIFALVSLGVYGVVIGGWASNSKYPFLGGLRASAQMISYELSLGMSIIGIVMISGSLRLSTIVEYQSGLLFGFLPRWNIFLQPLAFIIFLVTSFAEANRLPFDLAESEPELVGGYHTEYSSMKFAMFFMGEYVALITTSALLATLFFGGWDFPWVDEAALGHWGVLLSLLAFALKTGFFLFLFLWVRWTIPRFRFDQLMRLGWKILIPLALLNIVLTGAGLLLVK
- a CDS encoding NADH-quinone oxidoreductase subunit I, with the translated sequence MGVKNVGYRPERWDQAYLPGIFKGMWITIKHFFGKKYTISYPEEKWPVPPGHRGAIRLNKDDEGRIKCVACEMCSTACPAQCITMKAGVAPWPDREKYPVEFTIDMLRCILCGMCQEACPEDAIELTEIYDFSAYSREDLIWDEERLLRNYDITADGKYFERSKAETGM
- a CDS encoding NADH-quinone oxidoreductase subunit J, with protein sequence MIPILFFLFAGLAITGAILMVTHRNPVYSAIFLILTFFSLAGLYFLLGAQFLSVVQVIVYAGAIMVLFLFVIMLLNLTEEVRLPLGRPFQIGLGTLFAVILAAQFLIFVAAGSALYGRLTGQYAVFGGVENLGRTLFSAYLYPFEIASVLLLTGIVGAIILGSRKLPKEQ
- the nuoK gene encoding NADH-quinone oxidoreductase subunit NuoK; translation: METIPLDYFLIVAAVLFAIGVAGVLVRRNALVIFMSIELMLNAVNLTFITFSERWQALDGQLFVFFIMTVAAAEVAVGLAIIISVFRLRGTVHVDEINLLKG
- the nuoL gene encoding NADH-quinone oxidoreductase subunit L, translated to MFDLVWLIPLFPLLGLLINAFTGWKNTGRTPGVIASTAVGLSFAMTVALFFELLHLPPAERLVEVHLASWLSSAAIGAEIGFQLDPLSMVMILVVTGVSFIIHIYAIGYMQGDRSFTRFFIFLNLFVFAMLILVTANNFLMMFIGWEGVGLCSYLLIGFWYEEDYNAFAGRKAFIVNRIGDFGFLLALFLMYATFRTLDFTEVFTKAAGLPMGTGIMTAIALLLFVGAAGKSAQLPLYVWLPDAMAGPTPVSALIHAATMVTAGVYMVARANIIYTLAPTAATVVAVVGALTALFAATIGMTQFDIKRVLAYSTISQLGYMFIGVGVGAFAAGIFHLMTHAFFKALLFMAAGSVMHAMSNQTDMRIMGGLKQKMPRTFWTMLLGTLAITGIPGFSGFFSKDEILWQAWSGALGSPGLWLIGAFAAALTTFYMFRLIFMTFFGTLRADDKTARHIHESPGVMTWPLIILAVLSVGGGWIGIPAVLGGGNHFAHFLAPVFAASAGITGAGETGPHQAGHDLELLLMGAVLLAVLFSLWLAWLFYGRKSNLPARTAQKLGGVYTLVFNKYYVDELYGALIARPLRRFSESALWRFIDARVIDGTINGTAALMGAGSRVLSRIQTGVVQNYALLFVFGVIALLFYLFF
- a CDS encoding NADH-quinone oxidoreductase subunit M is translated as MIDLSAIPILSLLTFLPLAGALLLLCVPRQREQLIRRFTLALTIAVFLLSLPLFTQFDGTNPGFQFEELRTWIPSVGIGFHLGVDGISLLMVLLTTFLTPLVILGSWSAVTRRVKEYMMMFLALETAMLGVFLSLDMVLFYIFWEGMLIPMYFIIGVWGGERRLYAAIKFFLFTMFGGVLMLVAILALYFMNGSQSGVYTFDYLALSRMLIAGKQQVWPFFAFSLAFAIKVPMFPFHTWLPDAHVEAPTGGSVILAGILLKMGTYGFLRFCIPFFPNVAATYGVWIMALAVIGIIYGALVSWVQPDLKKLVAFSSVSHLGFVMLGIFALTLQSVQGSLIQMVNHGLSTGALFLLVGMIYERRHTRLIADFGGLARQMPVFTTFFLIITLSSIGLPGLNGFVGEFLVLLGTFQTHRLLAILAATGVILSAVYMLTMVQRVHFGKLDKPENRSLTDLNRREIATLVPIILLCIWIGLFPATFLDKSQAAAQKLLSEYQAKQGRVARIDEIPTARSSVINPN